In Sphingobacterium sp. R2, the genomic stretch CATCTCCCGCCACCATCCAGCGGTCCGCAAACTCCTTGGTTGATGCTGTCAAATCTGAATATTCGTTGGAAAATACGGGATTAAGTCGTACAACATTACCAAATGAATAAGTAATAAAGACATTTAAACCAAAGTTTTTATAATTAAACATATTGCCCAAACTTCCTGTATGAATAGGATCACTTGGCCCTTCGTATTTTAAAAAGCCAATTTTATCCCGTTCTTGAAAATTTAAATCCGTAACAGTTTCCTGATTATTTGTATTTAAAAAGACCGGCAATCCTTCATCATTCAATCGTACGAATGGTATCGAGTAGAGTCCGCGAACGGGGCCTCCTTCTAGGGCAAATCCAGTACCTGTGATGAGATCCATCACTTGGCTTCTAGTGTCCAAACGCGTCACCTTTGTTTTCACATTAGAATAAATAAAGTTTGACGTCCATTTAAATGCCTGATCGCGAAAGATATGGCCAGTTAGGCTCAACTCAGCTCCGTGCGATTTCATATCAGCCACATTACCAAATTTAGAAATCTGCCCGCCTAACCCTTGGGTATTGATAATACCGATCAAATCAAAGTTATCGCGTTTAAACCAATCAAAATCTAGATTTATCCGATTATCTAAAAATCCCATGGACGTTCCGATATTCAACTCATGCTTTTTTTCATAAGTCAAACCATTGTTGGCCAAATCCGCTATTTCTAAACCAGATTCGGCATCTCCCGCCGTAGGGCGCCATGGAGTGTAGGAACGATAAACCGCATACGAATTAGTGACAGTCGATGGTCCTCGATCACCAGTTAAACTATAAGAGCCTTTTAAAGTAAAATGTGAAAAAGCAGGTTTCAAGTTTTCAAAGAAGTTTTCTTCATGTGCATTCCATGCTCCGGACAGGTTCCAGCTAGGCATCCATCTCGCAGAGGTTGCTTCACCTAATTTATTTGCACCCTCATATCTAAATGTACCATTCAATGTATATTTCCCTGCATAGGAATAGGTCACATTTGTAAAAAAAGCAGCTTGTTTGTAACGCGTATTTGAAGGGTCATTTTTATTGTTCCGGTTGACGGAAAAATAAGGTGAATTCTCTTCTTGACCACGCTTAAACACCCTATAATCGGTAAAAGGACTTTCTCCTAAATCATATTGGATTCCCCAGCCTCTAAACCAGGTATTGTTGCGTTGCGATGAGGTAAGTTCGGATCCAGCAAACACATTAAGAATATTGTTTTGATCAAAGGTCTTATTATATTGAGCAGTAAAACGGAATAGCTGCTCAAACATGGTGTAGTCAGTCCGATTATAAATTCCACCTTCTGGTAATACCGAAATAGGTCTTGCATAAGGATCATCCGGATCGGTATACAGGAAAGGATTTTTATCGCGAATGGTCGTATTTTCGGGCTCTGAGATACCCGCGCGATAAGCCATTGCTTGGTTCGAACGATCCTTGATATAGTGGTGCTGAGTCGTAGACTGATAGCGAACTGAACCAAAAGCTCCTAACTCTAAACCAGGAATAACTTTCCATTTCAAATCCCCTTGAAAACGTAGATCAGCGACATCAATATCCATATAATTGTTTTCCAATTCATGCAGAATATTAAACCCAGCGTAGTTACGGGTGTAGAAGGTATTTGGATCTAACGTACGCGATGTATTCATCGCATATGCATATGGGTTAATATCAAAGTCACGCTTTACTTGGCCAAAGACCACATCTTTAGATTGACCGAGGGTACCGGGTGCCTGTTGTTTACGATATGACCCATTGGTAATAATATTAAGCTTAAGACGATCTGAAATATTATAATTAGCATTCAAGTTTCCAGTATAGCGATTCACTTTACTACGTTTCGTCCAGCCCGGATCTACAAGACCACTAATGGAAGAATAATATTGCGATTTTTCAGTTCCAGAAGACATACTCACAGAATGGTTATGCTGTAAGCTTGGTTGAAACAGTTGACCAAACCAATCTGTATTTCGAAATTCAGCTTCTTTAAGGAAGTTATTGACATGATGTCTATCGGTGAACAGATCATTTGGGATCTCGCTTCGTTGGATGCGCCTATATAAATCGCCATAAACGCCACTATTACTAGCAACTGGTAAATCAGCAAATCCAATATATCCTTTATTGTACATGTCGTCGTATACAGACATTTGCTCCTGCGAATTCATAATATTGAATTCAGAATATCGAGGTGTCGCACGCGTCGTGTATTCTCCTGTATAGTTAAGCGAACTGCGACCAGCTTTACCTTTTTTAGTCGTAATGACGATAACTCCTGCCATAGCTCGCGCTCCATAAATTGAGGTTGCCGAGCCATCTTTTAAGATCTGAAAGGATTCGATATCATGCGCGTTTAGACCTGCTACTGCAGAACTTATTAACGTTAATGCATCACCAGATGACAGTTCATCTGAGTTTACGTCCGCAACATCCTCTATAATTACTCCATCAACGACCCAAAGTGGCTTTGAGCTTCCATAAATAGAAGTTGCCCCACGGACACGGATTTTAGGTGCTGTACCGAAAGTTCCCGTTACGTTCTGAACCGAAACCCCAGCAACACGGCCTTCTAGGCCACGACTGGGATCAATCTGCCCCCCAATTTGGGCCGCTTCGCCAGAGATTTGAGAGGTAGCTCCGGTAAATAAACGTTTATCAAGACGTTGTCCCATACCAGTTACAACAACTTCTTCAATCTGCTTTTCATTTGACGCTAAAACAATCGCAACATTGCTTCGCCCTTTAACAGCAACTTCGGCAGTCTCATAGCCAACATAGCGAACAACCAAAGTGGCATCTGAACCAGCATTTATTCGAAAGCTACCATCAGCTGCTGTCTGCGTAGTAATATTTGTCCCCTTCACGGACACTGTGGCTCCCGCTAAGGTGCTCCCTTCTTTACTCCTGACTGTCCCTGAAATCCCTTGCTGAATTATATTGCTAGATGCATCGCCTTTAGTTTTACCATTTACAGATATCGTATTCGCAATAATCTTATAATCGATATGATTATTGCGCAAAACAGAATTCAAGGCTTCTTCAACAGAGGCATTCTTCAAATTCACACTGACACGTGCTTTAGAATCGATATTTTCTCCGTAAAATAGCTGCAGGTTGGACTGCTTGGAAATCGCACTGAGCGCTTCTTCAATCCGTGCATTTTTCATTTTCAACGTAACTTTCTGCGCAATGCCGTTGGCTTGAACTCCGGTCACAAAGGCGAAAAGAAGGCAGGTACTAATTTTCATAATACGTAAAGGTTTACAAAACCGAGGGTCATGAGGTATCAGTCGCCACGTTTTGCCAAATGGTAAGTTATTCATACATTTACTCTTTGTGGTTAATAGGGTTTACTTAATTCGCATTTTTAATTTTTTAGGCCTTTTAATCATTCCGGAACGGGGATGCTGCAACATTCCTGTTCTTTTTTTGTATAAGGCTCGTAGGTTAGGTATTAATTTTTCACATAAGCACTTTTTATTTATTTTCTATAATTAATTCTTTTCCGTGAAGTTCAAACTTCAAATCACAAACATAGGTCAGCATTTCCAAAACTTGCGATAGCTTGACATCACGCTTAAAATTACCTGTGTACACTTTATTCAACGCGACATCTTGCTTAAATTTTACCTGGATGTCATACCATTTCGAAAGCGTGGAAGCGATCTCCACAATTGTCTCTTTCTTAAAATAAAACTGATTATTATGCCAAGAAAGATCATGCTCTAAATCTGCCGTTCCTTTATGAAGCTGGCCAGCAATAAGGTTGGCATATTCTCCAGGTTCCAGAATGATCACATCTCCCGAGTTACTTACTTGTACTCTTCCGGAAGACAATGTCGTTCGAACATTATTACTATAAGCATTGATATTGAAATGTGTACCTAACACCTTCACTTCATTCCCCTTGGATTCTACAAAAAATGGACGCTTGGCATCATGGGAAACTTCAAAATAAGCTTCACCCTCCAAAATAACACGACGTTCTTTATCGGGAAATTTTACAGGAAATTTAAGTTGAGAGTTTGCGTTCACCCAGACTTGGGTACCATCTTCTAAAGATAATTTGTAAAAGTTTCCTTTGGGAACAACCAATGTATTAAATTGCAATAGTACGTCTTCTGTCGGAACGTCCAGGCGAGCCATATTATCTGCAACGAATTTTGGATCTACAGTTTTGTGCGTCTTCTCCAAAGGCATAATCGATCCATCAGCCAAAACCAATAGAGCCCCCGACTCTGCAGGTGAGATATCTGTTTTTACCAAACGAGCAGATGATGCTTGACTAGAAACTATTCCTTCCTCATGGAGGATATAAAAGAGCGACGTCGCCATTATTATTAAAATAACGGCTGCAGCACCAAAAAGAGAAATGTAATTTTTCTTAACTCTCTTTGGGGTCCGCTGAATGTTACGCCAAGCAACATTTTCATCCAGATTATCTAGAAAGGTAAGATCTCCCTCTATATTCTTTGCGTCCTGAAAGCTTTCAATTAAATCATCATTGCGCTTATCAGATTTTCGCCAATGTTCAATTGCATCCCGTTCCGCTATGGTTTCGTGACCTCGAAGCAATTTATTAATGAGTCTGGCAATGTAATTGGTGTTGGTGTTCATATCTATAGGTTAGAAACCCTATAGAATGGCGAAGGGTGACAATAAATTAAAATTATTTTAACAAAAAAATAATAAGGGGTAAAAACTCGGGATGTAGCTTCTCCATCAAGATTTTCATCCCACGTTGTTTTTGGGTCTTAACTGTGTTTACACTAATTTGAAGTCGTTCTGTAATTTCAAGATTTGACAACCCCTCCAAATAGCCCATCTTAAAAATCTGTTGACAAGCCGAAGGCATTTGGGCAATAATTCGATAAACTTCATTGATCACTTCGGTATGAATAATGGAAAGCTCAACGGAATGCTCATCTTCCTCATTGAATTCAACCCGCGTCCAATACTTTTCCTTTACTTTTTCATGACGTAAATGCTTTAAACAAGAAAACCGCACAGCAGTATATAAATAGTTTCGCACAAACGCTTCGGATTCATCCATCCGCTGTTTTTCTCTGAAAAAGGTAACAAAGGCTTCCTGTACCAGATCTTCGGCAACAGAAGATTCTCCCACAAATTTCCATGCAAAATGACATAAACTTTTATAATGCTGTCTAAATAACTTTTCTTCAGGTCCCATACGATAAAGCGAAAGTGGGTGTAATAAAAAAATTGATCAGTTACTATTAACGGAGTCCGATAAACTAGTCTAGCATAAAGATAGAGATTTAATCTTATTTTAACAATTATTAACATATTTATTACCTATTTTGCAAAGACCATCAAGATAATTACAATGAAAATACGTAGTTAACTAACCTAAAATATTTATCTCGGCTATCATTTTATCATTAACAAATTCCATTACGAGCAAATCCATTCTTATATTTTTTACGTTCATTCGATACAAAACACATAAAAATCTCGGTTTTTCCGAGTTATTTTACTATATTGTAAACTTTCAAAAAACCTTCATCGCCCTATCAGCGTTGACTAAGATGAAATGTTGAAGGTGCTAATTGACAAGTAAAACAAACACTTCAATAAAAATTAAAAAAAGACTAAATGCTATTTACTGTTCTGTCAGGATTAATAACATCGAGCCTTATTGTTCCATTTGGTCGTTTCCTAAAAACCAAATGGGGTTTTATTCTCGCATTCTTACCGGTACTTCTATTTCTATATTTTGCTCAATATATTGTACCTATTGGTCGAGGCTCCTATTTTGTACAGTCAACCTCGTGGGTGCCTTCGTTAGGCATCAATCTGGATTTTAAACTGGATGGGCTATCCCTCCTTTTCTCCCTATTCATTACCGGTATCGGAGCTTGTATCTTTTTCTACGCCAATGCCTATCTCAAAGGTCATCGGTATATCGATCGATTCTTTGGCTACCTCTGCTTATTTATGTCAGCGATGCTGGGGCTTGTCCTATCGGACAATATGTTATTATTATTTATCTTTTGGGAACTGACTTCAATCAGCTCATTTTTTCTCATTGGGTTTAACAATGATAACAACGAGTCACGCAAAAGCGCGTTGACCGCTCTGTCCATCACGGGGCTAGGTGGCTTCTTTCTACTGGCAGGCTTCATTTTACTGGGTAATATCGCAGGTACTTATCATATTACAGCATTGCTCGACAAAGTATCACTCATTCAACAACACCCACTCTTCCCCTTGGTATTTGGCTTGGTGGCACTTGGAGCAATTACAAAATCTGCACAGTTCCCTTTCCATTTTTGGTTACCCGGTGCCATGAAAGCGCCAACGCCAGTGTCGGCCTACCTTCATTCTGCAACCATGGTCAAAGCAGGTATTTATCTTTTGGCCCGCTTTTCACCGATTCTTGGAGGAAACCCCATTTGGATGTACTCCCTGATGGCCATTGGTGGCTTTACGATGCTTTACACCGCCTTTCATTCGCTGTTCAGAACAGACCTAAAAGGGGTTTTGGCCTATTCAACGATTTCCGCACTAGGCATTTTGGTTTTTTTATTGGGTCTTGGTACAAAGGAGGCCATTATTGCAGCATGTGTCTTTATACTTGTACATGCCTTATATAAAGCCGCTTTATTCCTTATTACGGGAATTATAGACCATGAAACCAGCACAAGAGATCTAACGGTTTTGCGGGGACTACGTAAGGTTTTGATGCCTGTCGCTATCGCAGGTTTTCTTGCGGCACTTTCCAGCGCTGGTATTCCGCTTACTTTTGGATTTATCGGAAAGGATCTGATCTATGAGGCAACACTACACGCAGCGCCGGATTTGTGTCTCTATTTGACAGCAGCTGCCGTCGCAACAAATATATTATTGGTCTCCGCTGGATTTATGGCCGGTATCAAACCTTTTATGGGGAAGTTGCCCGAACAATTCAGTAAAATCCATCTGCCTTACAAAGCCATGTGGATCCCCCCGTTGCTTTTAGCCATTCTTGGTGTCATTTTCGGCTGTATTCCCGGACTTATCGGAGAATGGATTGCAGGGCCAACCGCGGTAAGTATACTGGCCAAAACGGAAGTTTTTCATCTAAAAATCTGGCATGGCTTTAATTTAATCCTGCTCCTAAGCGCGATTACAATTGCTGCCGGTACGCTCCTCTATTTCGCAAACAAGCCAAGTAATAACAAATTGACCTGGATCGCGAAATTCAATAAGATTTCTCCAGAATATATGATCAACCTGTGTGCACAGGAAATTGCGCTGTTCTCCGCTTTCTTTACAAACAAAATGCACAACGGCTACTTGCGTTCATATTTATTAAAAATCATCCTATTTGCGGAAGTATTGATCGCCTACCAGCTATATCTCGGGGGGCCACTCCACATCAAATGGGAAACGCTATCGCCCGTAAGCTTCTATGAAGTAACGACGGTCTGTATTTTAATTGGCGCTATTGTATTGACGATACGAACCACATCCCGGTTGACAGCAGTCGTAGCCACTAGTGTCGTAGGTTATGCCATATGTCTTATTTTCGTGTTTTACAGTGCTCCAGATTTAGCAATGACGCAATTTACCATAGACACCCTCACGGTAGTACTCTTTGTCTTGGTACTGTTTAAACTCCCTTCCTTCTTGAATCTGGCAAACAGACGCACCGTCATTCGTGACGCCATAGTCGCTGTCATTTTTGGCGTTTTGCTATCCATGGTAGCACTCCGTGTCCTGCATGAACCAACAACGACTAATATCAGTGATTTCTACGGCGACTATGCTTATGTGCTTGCTAAGGGTAAAAATGTAGTCAATGTACTGCTTGTAGATTTCAGAGGCTTCGACACCATGTTTGAGATTGTCGTGTTGAGTATTGCAGCATTGGGAGTATACAGCTTATTAAAATTGCGTTTAAAACCTTCGGATAAAGAATAATAAATGTTTAACAGCTATGGGTCCGTAAACGGATAGCATGATGCATAGCTAAATAGTAACAAATGAACAGTACAATATTACAGACCGCTACGCGATATCTATTACCGATACTCTTACTTTTCTCGGTATTCCTGCTATTAAGGGGCCACTACTACCCTGGGGGTGGCTTCGTGGGAGGCTTGGTCGCTTCTATTGCCTTTGTTTTGCATAGTTTTGCCTTTGGCCCACAAAACACCATGAAATTAATTCAATATAAACCCTTATCTCTCATTCCCATAGGACTGGGCGTTTCGGCGATAAGCATGTTCCTACCCGTTTTCTTTGGCTATCCTGTTATGACGGGACTGTGGCTTGAGGAAAAAATTCCAGTCATTGGTATGATCGGAACAGCTTTGTTTTTTGATCTTGGTGTATATTTTGTCGTTATTGGCGTCGTACTTACAATTTTATTTACAATTGCATTAACTACTGAAGAAGAATAATGGAACTGATTCTTGTTTTATTAATAGGCATTTTATATGCCGCTGGGATATACCTTATCCTCCGTCGAAGCATGGTTAAACTATTGTTGGGTATTATGTTACTGGGCAATGGTACCAATATACTGATCTTCTTATTGGGGAATATTATTAAAGGAAAACCGCCTATTATTGCACCCGATCTGAAAGTATTCACCGATATTTATGCGGATCCAATTCCGCAAGCTCTTATTTTAACAGCCATCGTGATTAGCTTTGG encodes the following:
- a CDS encoding SusC/RagA family TonB-linked outer membrane protein gives rise to the protein MKISTCLLFAFVTGVQANGIAQKVTLKMKNARIEEALSAISKQSNLQLFYGENIDSKARVSVNLKNASVEEALNSVLRNNHIDYKIIANTISVNGKTKGDASSNIIQQGISGTVRSKEGSTLAGATVSVKGTNITTQTAADGSFRINAGSDATLVVRYVGYETAEVAVKGRSNVAIVLASNEKQIEEVVVTGMGQRLDKRLFTGATSQISGEAAQIGGQIDPSRGLEGRVAGVSVQNVTGTFGTAPKIRVRGATSIYGSSKPLWVVDGVIIEDVADVNSDELSSGDALTLISSAVAGLNAHDIESFQILKDGSATSIYGARAMAGVIVITTKKGKAGRSSLNYTGEYTTRATPRYSEFNIMNSQEQMSVYDDMYNKGYIGFADLPVASNSGVYGDLYRRIQRSEIPNDLFTDRHHVNNFLKEAEFRNTDWFGQLFQPSLQHNHSVSMSSGTEKSQYYSSISGLVDPGWTKRSKVNRYTGNLNANYNISDRLKLNIITNGSYRKQQAPGTLGQSKDVVFGQVKRDFDINPYAYAMNTSRTLDPNTFYTRNYAGFNILHELENNYMDIDVADLRFQGDLKWKVIPGLELGAFGSVRYQSTTQHHYIKDRSNQAMAYRAGISEPENTTIRDKNPFLYTDPDDPYARPISVLPEGGIYNRTDYTMFEQLFRFTAQYNKTFDQNNILNVFAGSELTSSQRNNTWFRGWGIQYDLGESPFTDYRVFKRGQEENSPYFSVNRNNKNDPSNTRYKQAAFFTNVTYSYAGKYTLNGTFRYEGANKLGEATSARWMPSWNLSGAWNAHEENFFENLKPAFSHFTLKGSYSLTGDRGPSTVTNSYAVYRSYTPWRPTAGDAESGLEIADLANNGLTYEKKHELNIGTSMGFLDNRINLDFDWFKRDNFDLIGIINTQGLGGQISKFGNVADMKSHGAELSLTGHIFRDQAFKWTSNFIYSNVKTKVTRLDTRSQVMDLITGTGFALEGGPVRGLYSIPFVRLNDEGLPVFLNTNNQETVTDLNFQERDKIGFLKYEGPSDPIHTGSLGNMFNYKNFGLNVFITYSFGNVVRLNPVFSNEYSDLTASTKEFADRWMVAGDEAFTNVPIIATTGQNRAYANDLKYAYSAYNYSSVRTAKGDFIRMKDVSLSYEFSKDLVKAWNINSLGLRFNATNLFLIYADKKLNGQDPEFVNAGGVAAPIARQYTLTLRLGL
- a CDS encoding FecR family protein encodes the protein MNTNTNYIARLINKLLRGHETIAERDAIEHWRKSDKRNDDLIESFQDAKNIEGDLTFLDNLDENVAWRNIQRTPKRVKKNYISLFGAAAVILIIMATSLFYILHEEGIVSSQASSARLVKTDISPAESGALLVLADGSIMPLEKTHKTVDPKFVADNMARLDVPTEDVLLQFNTLVVPKGNFYKLSLEDGTQVWVNANSQLKFPVKFPDKERRVILEGEAYFEVSHDAKRPFFVESKGNEVKVLGTHFNINAYSNNVRTTLSSGRVQVSNSGDVIILEPGEYANLIAGQLHKGTADLEHDLSWHNNQFYFKKETIVEIASTLSKWYDIQVKFKQDVALNKVYTGNFKRDVKLSQVLEMLTYVCDLKFELHGKELIIENK
- a CDS encoding RNA polymerase sigma-70 factor; protein product: MGPEEKLFRQHYKSLCHFAWKFVGESSVAEDLVQEAFVTFFREKQRMDESEAFVRNYLYTAVRFSCLKHLRHEKVKEKYWTRVEFNEEDEHSVELSIIHTEVINEVYRIIAQMPSACQQIFKMGYLEGLSNLEITERLQISVNTVKTQKQRGMKILMEKLHPEFLPLIIFLLK
- a CDS encoding putative monovalent cation/H+ antiporter subunit A, which gives rise to MLFTVLSGLITSSLIVPFGRFLKTKWGFILAFLPVLLFLYFAQYIVPIGRGSYFVQSTSWVPSLGINLDFKLDGLSLLFSLFITGIGACIFFYANAYLKGHRYIDRFFGYLCLFMSAMLGLVLSDNMLLLFIFWELTSISSFFLIGFNNDNNESRKSALTALSITGLGGFFLLAGFILLGNIAGTYHITALLDKVSLIQQHPLFPLVFGLVALGAITKSAQFPFHFWLPGAMKAPTPVSAYLHSATMVKAGIYLLARFSPILGGNPIWMYSLMAIGGFTMLYTAFHSLFRTDLKGVLAYSTISALGILVFLLGLGTKEAIIAACVFILVHALYKAALFLITGIIDHETSTRDLTVLRGLRKVLMPVAIAGFLAALSSAGIPLTFGFIGKDLIYEATLHAAPDLCLYLTAAAVATNILLVSAGFMAGIKPFMGKLPEQFSKIHLPYKAMWIPPLLLAILGVIFGCIPGLIGEWIAGPTAVSILAKTEVFHLKIWHGFNLILLLSAITIAAGTLLYFANKPSNNKLTWIAKFNKISPEYMINLCAQEIALFSAFFTNKMHNGYLRSYLLKIILFAEVLIAYQLYLGGPLHIKWETLSPVSFYEVTTVCILIGAIVLTIRTTSRLTAVVATSVVGYAICLIFVFYSAPDLAMTQFTIDTLTVVLFVLVLFKLPSFLNLANRRTVIRDAIVAVIFGVLLSMVALRVLHEPTTTNISDFYGDYAYVLAKGKNVVNVLLVDFRGFDTMFEIVVLSIAALGVYSLLKLRLKPSDKE
- a CDS encoding Na+/H+ antiporter subunit B, giving the protein MNSTILQTATRYLLPILLLFSVFLLLRGHYYPGGGFVGGLVASIAFVLHSFAFGPQNTMKLIQYKPLSLIPIGLGVSAISMFLPVFFGYPVMTGLWLEEKIPVIGMIGTALFFDLGVYFVVIGVVLTILFTIALTTEEE
- a CDS encoding Na+/H+ antiporter subunit C, coding for MELILVLLIGILYAAGIYLILRRSMVKLLLGIMLLGNGTNILIFLLGNIIKGKPPIIAPDLKVFTDIYADPIPQALILTAIVISFGLTSFAIVLLKRVYALLGTDDLDDLNTPEEEDI